The Erythrobacter sp. genome segment AAAGTTGCTCCACTGGATTTCTGCGGTGTTCAGATAGGCGATGTCTGAGACCAGTGCCGCCGGGAACAGCGCGACGGGGAAGGCCAGCAGAACACCGTGGATCGGGCCAAGGAATGGCGCTGGAGTGATAACTTCGTGCTGAATGACCGCTCTCCTGCCTGTCGCGTCCAATCCCCCCTTTCGCTGTAATCAACGGCTGAGACGGCAAAGGTTCCGGATTCCATCGGAGATTCGGGAAACTCCGGTGCCGGGGGTGCATTCTTGAATTTGATGGGGATGGGAGCGAATGGTTTGTGCGTTTGTCGGCTCAGCCGGGAGAATATCAATGAACGACAGATCGACCGACCACCCGCCGCACTCGGTTTGCGACATCCTGAATACGTTGCGCAGCCTTGCAGACCGGCAGGACCGGGTCTCGATCGGGAATGTACTCGATGCCATCGGCCACAGGTCATACGGGCCTGCGCTGATGCTGCCCGCGCTGGTGGAGATCAGTCCGCTCGGCGGGATTCCGGGCCTGCCGACCTTCCTTGCGCTCATCGTTGCGATTACTGCTGCCCAGCTGCTGTGGGGCAAGGATCACCTGTGGTTGCCGCAATTTGTTCAGCGCCGCTCGGTTTCGGGCCGCAAGCTGCACAAGGCGGCCGATAAGCTCGACGGGCTCGCGCGGCATCTCGACAAGTGGTTTCACGGGCGAATGCCGCGCTTCGTCAAGCAGCCGTGGCCGCGCATTGCCGCGGGGATTGTCCTGCTGCTGTGCCTAACCGTGCCTCCGCTCGAATTCGTGCCTTTCGCCAGCAGCGCGCCGATGGCGGCCATTCTGGCGATCGGGCTGGCGCTGCTGGTGCGCGATGGCCTGCTGTTGCTGCTTGCCGTGGGCCTGGGCCTCGCTTCCTTTGTTGCCGGAATTTCTTTCGCCAGTTCGAGCAGCCTGTTCGACGGAAGCTAGCCAAAGAGTGCGGGGAGCAGGTCGAATGCGATACCCGCCGCTGCAATCGCGATCCCGAGGCCGGGAACCGACTTGACCGAATGTACCTCGCCGCGCTTCCAGAGCCAGACCAGCCCTGTCGCTGCGAGAATGGTCCCAAAGACGGCGATCCATCTTGCGAGCGGCAAGCCCGGGAAAATGCTGCTTGCTGCCCAGAGGAGCGAGAAATGCGCAGCCCAGACAGCAAGCGCGAGCGTAGGCGTAAGCAGATCGATGCTGTTGCGAAATTCGTTCCCGCTCACGCCACCTCTCCCGGGAACAGGCGCACTACCGTGACAATGGCAAGTCCCTGCACCGCGACGTAGGATATAAACCGGACGACAACATCCAGCGTGACGCTGTGCGGTGCAAGCAGCAATCCTCTGCCACTGCGAAAGCCGAGATACAGAGCCATGATCGTGGCAATGGCGACGGTGACAGCCTGGATCGACAGCAGAGCGAAGACGGTTGCACCTTGCCCACTGGCGGTAGGCACCAGCCCAGCGCCGCTCCACCCGTTCCAGTCCCACCAGATCGCTGTTCCCAAAAGTGCTGCGGCAAAAGCGGAGGACAGCCAAGGAAGCTGGCCAGGAAACTCGCCCTCCGGCCTGGATGCCAGCGACCGGCGCGAAAACCAGGCTGCCGCCAGAGCGCCGAGCAGCAGGGCGGCGATCCCTGCGGTTTGCAAAAGTGGCGGCGCGTCGATCCACACCTCGGGATGGATGCCGTACAGATAGAGATAGCTGAACAGGCCCATGAAGGCGATCATGCCCATAACCACCATCAGCGCGTTCAATGCCCACCAGCTGTGGCTGGAAGATCCGGCGATAGCGACCGGCACCGTTATACCGGCACCGATATCCACCGTCTGTTGTGGGACTGGTCGGTCATTGTCCCAAACCCAGCGCAGGATGCACAGGATCGCTACCACTCCCCCGAGCATCGCGAAGGAATAGGCCTGAACGGTGAGCGACAGGAAGAACGCTGCAGTCGCAAACGACGCACCGACCGGCCAGGGTGAAGGTCCGGGGATCAGCTGCAGGTACTGGGGTTCTGCATTGATGGGGCTGGTGATGATCGTCTCCCGCCAACCGGTGGCGCTGTTGGGCAGGAAATACCGCCCCGCCTGCACGTCCTCGCCCAGTTCCGGATCGTCCCACAGTGGCTCACGGCTGGTGACAAGCGGTTGGGAGCGGCTCGAATAAAGCCCCGCAGGCAGCCATTCGAGCGTGCCCGCGCCATAGACGTTGCCTGCCGATTTCTCGGCAGTGAAGCGGAAGTTTTTCGCCAGATCGAACAGGAACAGCGCGATCCCGGCCGCGATGACGAAGGCTCCGATCGTGGAAATCAGATTGACCAGATCGAGGTCACGCCCAGGAAGGTATGTATAGACCCGCCGCGGCATGCCGAGGAAACCCGTCAGGTGCATCGGCAGGAAAGTAATGTGGACCCCGCTGAAAAACAGCGCGAACACCCATCGCCCGATGCGGTCGGACAGCGCGTTCTTGCTCGTCATCCCGGCCCAGTAGTAGAATGCGCCGAACAGCGGCATCACCATGCCGCCGATCAGGACATAGTGCAGGTGCGCCACCACGAAATGGGTATCGTGCACCTGCCAGTCGAACGGCACCATGCCCAGCATCACTCCGGTCAGCCCGCCCATCGTGAAGGTGACAAGGCTGCCGATGACGAACAGGGCGGGCGCAGACCAGCGGATCTTGCCGCTCGCCAGAGTGGCAATCCAGCAGAACACCTGGATGCCTGCCGGCAAGCTCACCGCCATGCTCGCGGCGCTGAAATAGCCGGTGGAAACGCGCGGCATTCCGGTAGCGAACATGTGGTGCGCCCATACGCCGAAGCTGATGAACCCGGTGGCGACAAGCGCCAGCACGTTGAGGCGATATCCAACCAGCGGGGTCCGGGCGATGGTGGCCACCATCATGCTCATCATGCCCGCCGCCGGGATGAAGATGATGTAGACTTCGGGATGGCCGAAGAACCAGAACAGGTGCTGCCACAACAGCGGATCGCCGCCGCGCGTGGGATCGAAGAAGGGCCAGTTGAAGG includes the following:
- a CDS encoding cbb3-type cytochrome c oxidase subunit I, which translates into the protein MAGRKSETGFDHDLYRLFPTHHPRPEGEVEELERIWKAPTGWGVFKVVNNNYIGFFHLSTSFLFFLLAGVLALGMRVQLAAPLQDFLPVETYNQFFTMHGTMMMFLFAVPAVEAAGMLLLPQMLGARELPFPRAAAFGFWMFLVGGLSFFASIFVGLAPDGGWFMYPPLTSIAFSPGINTDFYLLGIGFIEISAIIGAIEIIVGVLRARAPGMTLDRMPIFAWAMLVFAVMIIVAFPAIILATTLLELERAFNWPFFDPTRGGDPLLWQHLFWFFGHPEVYIIFIPAAGMMSMMVATIARTPLVGYRLNVLALVATGFISFGVWAHHMFATGMPRVSTGYFSAASMAVSLPAGIQVFCWIATLASGKIRWSAPALFVIGSLVTFTMGGLTGVMLGMVPFDWQVHDTHFVVAHLHYVLIGGMVMPLFGAFYYWAGMTSKNALSDRIGRWVFALFFSGVHITFLPMHLTGFLGMPRRVYTYLPGRDLDLVNLISTIGAFVIAAGIALFLFDLAKNFRFTAEKSAGNVYGAGTLEWLPAGLYSSRSQPLVTSREPLWDDPELGEDVQAGRYFLPNSATGWRETIITSPINAEPQYLQLIPGPSPWPVGASFATAAFFLSLTVQAYSFAMLGGVVAILCILRWVWDNDRPVPQQTVDIGAGITVPVAIAGSSSHSWWALNALMVVMGMIAFMGLFSYLYLYGIHPEVWIDAPPLLQTAGIAALLLGALAAAWFSRRSLASRPEGEFPGQLPWLSSAFAAALLGTAIWWDWNGWSGAGLVPTASGQGATVFALLSIQAVTVAIATIMALYLGFRSGRGLLLAPHSVTLDVVVRFISYVAVQGLAIVTVVRLFPGEVA
- a CDS encoding exopolysaccharide biosynthesis protein, giving the protein MNDRSTDHPPHSVCDILNTLRSLADRQDRVSIGNVLDAIGHRSYGPALMLPALVEISPLGGIPGLPTFLALIVAITAAQLLWGKDHLWLPQFVQRRSVSGRKLHKAADKLDGLARHLDKWFHGRMPRFVKQPWPRIAAGIVLLLCLTVPPLEFVPFASSAPMAAILAIGLALLVRDGLLLLLAVGLGLASFVAGISFASSSSLFDGS